The following proteins come from a genomic window of Bactrocera tryoni isolate S06 chromosome 1, CSIRO_BtryS06_freeze2, whole genome shotgun sequence:
- the LOC120766449 gene encoding COP9 signalosome complex subunit 5: MDAETSRKTWELENNIKTLPACDEIFRYDAEQQRQILDAKPWEKDPHYFKDIKISALSLLKMVMHARSGGTLEIMGLLLGKVEDNTMIVMDAFALPVEGTETRVNAQSQAYEYMSAYIVAAKEVGRLENAIGWYHSHPGYGCWLSGIDVSTQMLNQNYQEPFVAIVVDPVRTVSAGKVCLGAFRTYPKGYKPPNEEPSEYQTIPLNKIDDFGVHCKQYYPLEVTYFKSALDRKLLDSLWNKYWVNTLGSSGLLTNTDYTTGQIFDLSEKLEQSESSLVRGPFVVTGAEGSEKRTEDKLSKATRDCSRASIELIHGLMAQIAKDKLFNKVGLGK, translated from the exons ATGGATGCAGAGACTTCACGTAAAACTTGGGAGctggaaaataatataaaaactttgCCGGCATGTGATGAAATTTTTCGTTATGATGCTGAACAGCAACGACAAATTCTAGATGCGAAACCATGGGAAAAGGATCCACATTATTTTAAGGACATAAAGATTTCGGCTTTATCCTTGCTAAAGATGGTAATGCATGCCCGTTCAGGTGGTACACTAGAGATTATGGGTCTGCTTCTTGGTAAAGTTGAGGATAATACAATGATTGTCATGGATGCTTTTGCCTTGCCAGTTGAAGGCACTGAGACTCGTGTTAATGCCCAATCTCAGGCTTATGAGTATATGTCTGCTTATATTGTTGCAGCCAAAGAAGTAGGTCGATTGGAAAATGCAATTGGGTGGTATCATAGTCATCCCGGATATGGATGTTGGTTATCTGGAATTGATGTATCAACACAAATGCTTAATCAGAACTATCAAGAACCATTTGTTGCCATTGTAGTAGATCCAGTACGCACAGTGTCGGCAGGCAAAGTTTGCTTGGGAGCGTTTCGTACGTATCCAAAGGGGTATAAGCCACCGAATGAAGAACCTTCTGAATATCAGACCATACCTTTAAATAAGATTGATGATTTCGGCGTACATTGTAAACAATATTATCCACTTGAAGTGACTTATTTCAAGTCCGCTTTAGATAGAAAGCTATTAGATTCGTTATGGAACAAATATTGGGTGAACACATTGGGTAGTTCGGGCTTACTTACCAATACTGATTATACAACTGGACAAATTTTCGATTTGTCAGAGAAGCTTGAACAGAGCGAATCGAGTTTGGTGCGTGGACCATTTGTAGTTACag gCGCTGAAGGTAGCGAAAAGCGTACGGAGGATAAACTATCGAAGGCCACACGTGATTGCAGTCGCGCATCTATAGAGCTAATTCATGGTTTAATGGCACAAATTGCTAAGGACAAATTGTTTAACAAAGTTGGACTTGGGAAATAA